The following are encoded together in the Culex pipiens pallens isolate TS chromosome 1, TS_CPP_V2, whole genome shotgun sequence genome:
- the LOC120417196 gene encoding pro-corazonin-like, translated as MRNILSTLVIASLMVIFSDAQTFQYSRGWTNGKRTAPTEPLALANSALLPSHFPSSSGLDKPSDKLLLQRLLKSPYDVRLVAALVARNKDLLQQILAASDLDLSGSGGLFDGANGALDGSAASDEGRYKRDTRGRF; from the exons ATGCGCAACATTCTGTCCACGCTGGTGATCGCCTCACTGATGGTGATCTTCTCCGACGCCCAGACGTTCCAGTACTCGCGCGGATGGACCAACGGCAAACGTACGGCCCCAACGGAACCGCTGGCCCTCGCCAACTCGGCCCTGCTTCCGTCCCACTTCCCATCGTCATCCGGACTGGATAAACCCAGCGACAA GCTATTGCTGCAGCGCCTACTGAAGTCCCCGTATGACGTCAGGCTGGTGGCCGCACTGGTCGCGCGGAACAAGGACCTGTTGCAGCAGATTTTGGCCGCCAGCGATCTGGACTTGTCCGGATCGGGAGGGTTGTTTGACGGTGCAAACGGGGCGCTTgatggcagtgctgccagcgatGAGGGGCGTTACAAGCGTGACACGAGAGGGCGGTTTTAA